The sequence CGGCCTGCAGATATCGCAGGACGACTGGGCCAAGTACGGCGGCACGCAGTACGCCGACAGTGCCGACCAGGCCAGCCGCTCCCAGCAGATCGCCGTCGCCGAGAAGATCCTGGCCGACCAGGGCACCAAGCCGTGGACGATGTGCGCCCTGACGGCCGGGCTGACCTCCAACTCCGGTTCGGTCGACGTCGACACGGGCGTCGGGAACTCCGGGAACGGCAAGGCGTCGGGCAATGACTCCGGATCGGCCGACGACTCCGGCGCGTCCGGTCTGTCGGATTCCTCCGGTTCCGGAACCGGGTCCGGTTCCGGCTCCCCCTCCGGCCCGGCGTCCGGCTCGGGCTCGTCCACGGGCACCGGCGTCACGCCGTCCCCGAGTCCGAGCGGGGGTGCGGACAAGACGCCGGGCGCGACGCACGGCTCCACCGGGAGCAACGCCCCCAAGTCCGACAAGACCGACAAGGCGGATGCATCCGGCTCTTCCGGTTCGTCCGGCTCCTCCGGCAGCGGGAACTCGCAGGGAGCCGACAGCTACCCCACGGCGACTCCCGGAACGGACGAGTCGGACAATTCCCCGCAGGGTGCCGGTTCTTGGAGCCTCGTCGACACCGGGGCCCTCAGCAGTGGCGGACGTCACCGCGGCGGCAGTGCGGACGAAGGTGCGGCAAACGGTCAAAGCGCCCCGTCCTCGGGCCGTCACGCGAGCCGCGAGCCGGACGCGTACACCGTCCGCGAGGGCGACACCCTCACCTCCATCGCCGACTCCCTTGGCGTCGACGGCGGATGGCGCGCGCTGTACGCCGGCAACAAGAAGGCCATCGGTGCCGACCCGAACCACATCGCCGCCGGTCAGACCCTGAATGTCGGGGGCGAAAAGGGCGACGAGTAGCGGGAGTTGGCGCCCCGTTTCGCGGCCGATGTCCGGTTTGGTGAAAGTGTGGGATGAGTCTCAGAAGCCCTGATCGTCTTTGAAATTCCGCCGAACGCATGTCTACGGTCAGGACCGCTCGTCACCACGAGCCCCGGCAGTCGCAACGCCGAATCCTGCCAGCGATTGCCCGGGAACAGTCGTCGCGTCAAGCGCCGTAGGCAGGAGCGGGGGACCCAAGGTAGGCGCCGGAACCGGTAGTTGATGCCGGAACCGGCTGGGGGTGAAGCCGCGGCTCGCGAACAGCGGGCCCGCGGCCGGGCAACTCAACCGGCCCGAACCCGACAGCTCACCTCGCAGGCGTCGGTGAGGGGATCGATCCATGCTGTTCTCCGGCAAGGGCAAGCACCGCCGCCCGTCCAAGGCCGTCCGCGTCGTCGCACTCGCCGGTGTCACCGGCGCCGCCGTGGCCGCCCCGCTGATGGCGGCCGGCAACGCCTCCGCCGCCACCGCCTCCGAGTGGGACACGGTCGCCCAGTGCGAGTCGGGTGGCAACTGGTCCATCAATACCGGCAACGGCTTCTTCGGCGGCCTGCAGTTCACCGCCTCCACCTGGGCCGCGTACGGCGGCACGCAGTACGCCGCGCAGGCCAACCAGGCCACCAAGGCGCAGCAGATCGCCGTCGCCGAGAAGGTCCTCGCCTCGCAGGGCAAGGGCGCCTGGCCGGTCTGCGGCACGGGCCTGTCCTCCGCCGCCTACAACGGCTCCGCCCCCACCACCTCGTCGAAGACCACCTCGTCGAGCACGGGTGCGGCCACCCGCTCCACCGACCAGCAGGCCGCCAACCGCTCCGCCGAGCGCACGGCCCCGTCGGCGGCCAAGACCGTCACCACCCCGACCGGCAAGAAGGTCAAGAAGGGCGACGGCGAGTACAAGGTCGTCAAGGGCGACAGCCTCAGCTCCATCGCCGAGAAGCACCACGTGCAGGGCGGCTGGCAGAAGCTGTTCAAGCTGAACAAGGACATCGTCGAGGACGCCAACCTCATCTACCCGGGCCAGCAGCTGCACCTGAAGTGACACCCGGCTGCGAGCCCTCGCACAGTGCCCTCACATCCCCGCCCCCCACGCTGAAGGCCCCGTGAGGGCCACCCCCCGTCCCCACGGGCTCCCCGCCCCGGCGCGTGTTCCCCCGTACGCGCCGGGGCGGGGCTTTTGTTTCCCCACTCTTCAGCAGGGTCTCATCGGCACCCCCCTTTGTTCCGAGGGTGAACAATGGGTACCGTCTGCGTGTCCTCCCCGTCCACGGGACGGTCGGTCGCCGGCTGATCCTCCCAAGGCGGTTAGGCTCTAGTCGCAAGGCACAGCCGTAAGGCACACCGCCCCGCACTTCCAGCGTCACATCCAAGAAGGAGATGCTCGTGCCGTCCATCGACGTCGTCGTAGCCCGGGAAATCCTGGACTCCCGAGGCAACCCCACGGTCGAGGTCGAGGTCGGCCTCGACGACGGCAGCACGGGTCGTGCCGCCGTCCCGTCCGGCGCCTCGACCGGTGCCTTCGAGGCCATCGAGCTGCGCGACGGTGACCCGAACCGCTACCTGGGCAAGGGCGTGGAGAAGGCGGTCCTCGCCGTCATCGAGCAGATCGGCCCGGAGCTGGTCGGCTACGACGCCACCGAGCAGCGCCTGATCGACCAGGCCATGTTCGACCTGGACGCCACCGACAACAAGGGCTCCCTCGGCGCCAACGCCATCCTCGGCGTCTCCCTCGCCGTCGCCCACGCCGCCTCCGAGGCCAGCGACCTCCCCCTCTTCCGCTACCTGGGCGGCCCGAACGCGCACCTGCTGCCGGTGCCGATGATGAACATCCTGAACGGCGGCTCGCACGCCGACTCCAACGTGGACATCCAGGAGTTCATGATCGCCCCGATCGGCGCGGAGTCCTTCTCCGAGGCGCTGCGCTGGGGTGCCGAGGTCTACCACACGCTGAAGAAGGTCCTGAAGAACAAGGGCCTGTCCACCGGCCTCGGCGACGAGGGCGGCTTCGCCCCGAACCTCGAGTCCAACCGTGCCGCCCTCGACCTCATCCTCGAGGCCATCAAGCAGGCCGGGTACGTCCCCGGTGAGCAGATCGCGCTCGCGCTCGACGTCGCCGCGTCCGAGTTCTACAAGGACGGCAAGTACGAGTTCGAGGGCAAGTCCCGCTCGGCCGCCGAGATGACCGAGTACTACGAGGAGCTTGTCTCCGCGTACCCGCTGGTCTCCATCGAGGACCCGCTGTTCGAGGACGACTGGGCCGGCTGGAAGGTCATCACCGACAAGCTCGGCGACAAGGTCCAGCTGGTCGGCGACGACCTGTTCGTCACCAACCCCGAGCGCCTCGCCCGCGGCATCGAGGAGGGCACCGCCAACGCCCTGCTCGTGAAGGTGAACCAGATCGGTTCGCTGACCGAGACCCTGGACGCCGTCGAGCTGGCCCAGCGCAGCGGCTTCAAGTGCATGATGTCCCACCGCTCCGGCGAGACCGAGGACGTCACCATCGCCGACCTCGCCGTCGCCACCAACTGCGGCCAGATCAAGACCGGCGCCCCGGCCCGCTCCGAGCGCGTCGCCAAGTACAACCAGCTGCTGCGCATCGAGGAGATCCTCGACGACGCCGCGGTGTACGCCGGCCGCAGCGCGTTCCCCCGCTTCAAGGGCTGACCCAACCTGGGGTAAGGCTTAGCCAGTCGTACGTACGTCCCCGTACCCGGTCCCGTACCGTGTCCGGGGACGTACGCACGTGTGAAAGGGGAGGCGGAGAGCCAGATGGCCGTCAGGGACCGGGACCGTTTCTCCACCGCGACCAGGCTGCGGCTGCTCGGCGAGCAGACGGCCGCCCGGGTCTACCGCTCCCAGACCAAGCGGCAGGCCCGCCGCTCCCGGCTCACCGGCCGCGCCGCGCTGCTCGCGCTGGTGCTGTGCTCGATGATCGTCGCGCTGGCCTATCCGATGCGCCAGTACGTCACCCAGCGCGCGCAGATCTCCGACCTCCAGCGGCAGCAGCAGCAGGCCCGCAAACGCGTCGAGCAGCTGCGCGACCTCAAGGCGCGCTGGCAGGACGACTCCTATGCCGAGCAGCAGATCCGGCGCAGGCTGCATTATGTGATGCCGGGGGAGACCGGGTACGTGGTCGTCGACCCCGGCACGGCCAGGCAGTCCCGCACCGACCTGAGGGCCGCCCAGCGGCCGTGGTACGCCAATGTCTGGGACGGGGTCGACAAGTCCGACGCCTCCGACCAGTGACCGATCCGGCGATCGGTCCAGTCATCGGTCCCGCCGTCGGTCCCGCCTCGATCCAGTCATCGTCATCGATCAAGTCATCGTCAGAAAGCCGACCTGAAGCAGTCATGGAAACGCCCCCGCCGCCCACCGAGCGCACCGAGCCCACCGACGCGGACGTCGAGGCCTTCAAGCAGCAGCTGGGCCGCCCGCCGCGGGGCCTTCGGGCCATCGCGCACCGCTGCCCCTGCGGCCAGCCGGACGTCGTGGAGACGGCGCCGCGGCTGCCCGACGGCACGCCCTTCCCGACGCTGTATTACCTGACGTGCCCGAAGGCGTCCTCCGCCATCGGCACGCTGGAGGCGAACGGCGTGATGAAGGAGATGACCGAGCGGCTGCAGAGCGACCCGGAGCTGGCCGCCGCCTACCGGGCCGCGCACGAGGACTACATCCGGCGCCGGGACGAGATCGAGGAGCTGAAGGGCTTCCCGAGCGCGGGCGGCATGCCGGACCGGGTCAAGTGCCTGCACGTCCTGGTCGCCCACTCGCTGGCCGCCGGCCCGGGCGTGAACCCGCTCGGCGACGAGGCGCTGGCGATGCTGCCGGAGTGGTGGCGCAAGGGCGCGTGCGTGACGCTCGCCGAGGACGCCGAGGACACCAAGGACACCGAGCAGACCCAGGGGGACGAGAAGTGACCCGTGTCGCCGCCGTCGACTGCGGTACGAACTCCATCCGTCTGCTGGTCGCGGACGCGGACACCAGGACGGGCGACATCGTCGACCTGGACCGCCGGATGACGATCGTGCGGCTCGGCCAGGGGGTCGACCGCACCGGCCGGCTCGCGCCACAGGCGCTGCAGCGTACGTTCGCCGCCTGCCGCGAGTACGCCGCGGTCATCAAGGAGCACGGCGCCGAGAAGCTGCGCTTCGTCGCCACCTCCGCCTCCCGTGACGCCGAGAACCGCGACGAGTTCGTGCGCGGGGTGCTGGACATCCTCGGGGTCGAGCCGGAAGTGATCACGGGCGGGCAGGAGGCCGAGTTCTCCTTCACCGGCGCCACCAGGGAACTGATCGGCCGGGACGACCTGACCAAGCCGTATCTCGTCGTGGACATCGGCGGCGGCTCCACCGAGTTCGTCGTCGGCGAGGAGCACGTGCGGGCCGCGCGCTCGGTGGACGTCGGCTGTGTGCGGATGACCGAACGGCACCTGGTGCTGGACGGCAAGGTCACCGACCCGCCCACCGAGGAGCGGATCGCCGCCATAAGGGCCGACATCGAGGCCGCCCTGGACCTCGCGGAGCAGACCGTCCCGCTGCGCGAGGCGCACACCCTGGTGGGCCTCGCCGGTTCGGTCACGAGCATCTCGGCCATCGCCCAGGACCTGCCGGAGTACGACTCCGCGCGCATCCACCACTCCCGGGTCTCCTACGACCGCGTCCGTGAGATCACCGAGTGGCTGCTGCGCTCCACGCACGCCGAGCGTGCCGCGGTCCCGTCGCTGCACCCGGGCCGGGTCGACGTCATCGGGGCGGGCGCCCTCGTCCTGCTCGCGATCATGGAGCGGATCGGCGCCGCGGAGGTCGTGGTGAGCGAGCACGACATCCTCGACGGAATCGCCTGGTCGCTGGCGTAGCCGGGCGGGCCGTACCGGCCTGCCCGGGCCTGCCGCGGAGGCTGCTTTCCCAGTTGTTTGCTACTGGTCGGTAGCCTCCGTTGAGCAGGTTGGATAACGTGTGAGCGGGCTGTTCGGGCCGCCCGGTGACACGCTGTCGGAAAACTTCGTGAAGTTCTTCACAAGGAATTGGGTCCTGGCGAGGGATCAAAGAGCCCCCATTGGCCCGTCCGGGGGCTCAGCGGCTCGTCAGGCGGACTTCCGGGGCTCTCGCGCGAGCGTCTCCGGAGGGTGTCACGAGCCCCTCGCCGGGGTCCTCGTCGAGGCCTCGAACGGCCCGGAGTGGCAGCTCACGCGGCCTTGACAACGGGGCGAACCGCCTCGGGGTTCCCCTGCGGTCGCATGACCTGTGTCACGCGGGCCGCGGAGTTTAGCACAGGCCCTGTCGAACCTTGTGAAGGGGCGCACGAGCACCCCTCGAGGTGCGGGTGGATACTCGATGCCATGAGCACCACGGAGCGTCCCAGGATCCTCGTAGTAGGCGGTGGGTACGTAGGCCTGTACGCAGCTCGGCGCATTCTCAAGAAGATGCGCTTCGGAGAGGCGACCGTCACGGTCGTCGACCCCCGGTCGTACATGACCTACCAGCCCTTCCTCCCCGAAACCGCCGCCGGCAACATCTCTCCGCGCCACGTCGTCGTCCCGCTGCGACGCGTGGTCCCCAAGGCGGAGGTCCTCACCGGTCGGGTCACCACCATCGACCAGGACCGCAAGGTCGCCACGATCGCCCCGCTGGTGGGCGAGGCGTACGAGCTGCCGTTCGACTACCTGGTCATCGCGCTCGGCGCCGTCTCCCGCACCTTCCCGATCCCCGGCCTCGCCGAGCAGGGCATCGGCATGAAGGGTGTCGAGGAGGCCATCGGCCTGCGCAACCACGTGCTCGAGCAGCTCGACAAGGCCGAGTCCACCACCGACGAGGAGATCCGCCGCAAGGCGCTCACCTTCGTCTTCATCGGCGGTGGCTTCGCGGGTGCGGAGACCATCGGCGAGGTCGAGGACATGGCCCGGGACGCGGCCAAGTACTACAAGAACGTGTCCCGTGAGGACATGCGCTTCGTGCTCGTCGACGCCGCCGACAAGATCCTTCCCGAGGTCGG comes from Streptomyces sp. FXJ1.172 and encodes:
- a CDS encoding LysM peptidoglycan-binding domain-containing protein — translated: MLFSGKGKHRRPSKAVRVVALAGVTGAAVAAPLMAAGNASAATASEWDTVAQCESGGNWSINTGNGFFGGLQFTASTWAAYGGTQYAAQANQATKAQQIAVAEKVLASQGKGAWPVCGTGLSSAAYNGSAPTTSSKTTSSSTGAATRSTDQQAANRSAERTAPSAAKTVTTPTGKKVKKGDGEYKVVKGDSLSSIAEKHHVQGGWQKLFKLNKDIVEDANLIYPGQQLHLK
- a CDS encoding FtsB family cell division protein, with the translated sequence MAVRDRDRFSTATRLRLLGEQTAARVYRSQTKRQARRSRLTGRAALLALVLCSMIVALAYPMRQYVTQRAQISDLQRQQQQARKRVEQLRDLKARWQDDSYAEQQIRRRLHYVMPGETGYVVVDPGTARQSRTDLRAAQRPWYANVWDGVDKSDASDQ
- a CDS encoding DUF501 domain-containing protein; this encodes METPPPPTERTEPTDADVEAFKQQLGRPPRGLRAIAHRCPCGQPDVVETAPRLPDGTPFPTLYYLTCPKASSAIGTLEANGVMKEMTERLQSDPELAAAYRAAHEDYIRRRDEIEELKGFPSAGGMPDRVKCLHVLVAHSLAAGPGVNPLGDEALAMLPEWWRKGACVTLAEDAEDTKDTEQTQGDEK
- the eno gene encoding phosphopyruvate hydratase gives rise to the protein MLVPSIDVVVAREILDSRGNPTVEVEVGLDDGSTGRAAVPSGASTGAFEAIELRDGDPNRYLGKGVEKAVLAVIEQIGPELVGYDATEQRLIDQAMFDLDATDNKGSLGANAILGVSLAVAHAASEASDLPLFRYLGGPNAHLLPVPMMNILNGGSHADSNVDIQEFMIAPIGAESFSEALRWGAEVYHTLKKVLKNKGLSTGLGDEGGFAPNLESNRAALDLILEAIKQAGYVPGEQIALALDVAASEFYKDGKYEFEGKSRSAAEMTEYYEELVSAYPLVSIEDPLFEDDWAGWKVITDKLGDKVQLVGDDLFVTNPERLARGIEEGTANALLVKVNQIGSLTETLDAVELAQRSGFKCMMSHRSGETEDVTIADLAVATNCGQIKTGAPARSERVAKYNQLLRIEEILDDAAVYAGRSAFPRFKG
- a CDS encoding LysM peptidoglycan-binding domain-containing protein, which encodes MLTGNGRHRRPRQAPALLVAAGVTGSAIAIPLLGAASADAADGTTWDKVAQCESGGSWSADTGNGYYGGLQISQDDWAKYGGTQYADSADQASRSQQIAVAEKILADQGTKPWTMCALTAGLTSNSGSVDVDTGVGNSGNGKASGNDSGSADDSGASGLSDSSGSGTGSGSGSPSGPASGSGSSTGTGVTPSPSPSGGADKTPGATHGSTGSNAPKSDKTDKADASGSSGSSGSSGSGNSQGADSYPTATPGTDESDNSPQGAGSWSLVDTGALSSGGRHRGGSADEGAANGQSAPSSGRHASREPDAYTVREGDTLTSIADSLGVDGGWRALYAGNKKAIGADPNHIAAGQTLNVGGEKGDE
- a CDS encoding Ppx/GppA phosphatase family protein — translated: MTRVAAVDCGTNSIRLLVADADTRTGDIVDLDRRMTIVRLGQGVDRTGRLAPQALQRTFAACREYAAVIKEHGAEKLRFVATSASRDAENRDEFVRGVLDILGVEPEVITGGQEAEFSFTGATRELIGRDDLTKPYLVVDIGGGSTEFVVGEEHVRAARSVDVGCVRMTERHLVLDGKVTDPPTEERIAAIRADIEAALDLAEQTVPLREAHTLVGLAGSVTSISAIAQDLPEYDSARIHHSRVSYDRVREITEWLLRSTHAERAAVPSLHPGRVDVIGAGALVLLAIMERIGAAEVVVSEHDILDGIAWSLA